One region of Sulfuriroseicoccus oceanibius genomic DNA includes:
- a CDS encoding DUF2256 domain-containing protein has translation MRISGKAVAKGDLPQKTCPVCGRPFVWRKKWEACWDDVVYCSERCRRKGRGAKGAAARPTT, from the coding sequence ATGCGCATTTCAGGAAAAGCGGTGGCGAAGGGCGATCTGCCGCAGAAGACCTGTCCCGTTTGTGGTCGGCCCTTCGTCTGGCGCAAAAAGTGGGAGGCTTGCTGGGATGACGTCGTTTATTGCTCCGAACGCTGTCGGAGAAAAGGGCGTGGCGCGAAAGGCGCGGCGGCGAGACCAACCACTTGA
- a CDS encoding ADP-ribosylglycohydrolase family protein: protein MNDRMQNAMLGALVADAVSLPVHWYYDTDALDRDYPDLTTYQAPRNPHPDSILWRSHYTPLNEAGDILHEQAKFWGQRGIHYHQFLPAGDSTLNFLLGAQLYRSVVATGQYDPRRWLQIYIDSMRKPGWHNDTYVEEYHRAFFENLARGVPPKRCGIEDIHIGGLTPVPFLLAALDALGELPVAEEVSLVLDHLALTHRGSAVAQAGRVFTKILHAVCAGIELREAVLREANDYVGGRQLRAWESLEDREVVGQKLTPACYLPDSFTASLFLVWKYHDDFSAGVIANARCGGDNAHRGAVVGSLLAARNGVPERWLRELKTMERLRCDTLDTTF, encoded by the coding sequence ATGAATGACCGGATGCAGAATGCCATGCTCGGTGCGCTGGTCGCCGACGCCGTCTCGCTCCCAGTGCATTGGTACTATGATACGGATGCGCTCGACCGCGATTATCCTGATCTCACAACCTATCAGGCGCCTCGCAACCCGCATCCCGACAGCATTCTTTGGCGCTCGCATTACACCCCGCTCAATGAGGCTGGCGATATTCTTCACGAGCAGGCGAAGTTTTGGGGGCAACGTGGGATCCACTACCATCAGTTTCTGCCGGCCGGAGACAGCACCTTGAACTTTCTGCTGGGCGCTCAGCTCTATCGATCCGTAGTTGCGACCGGTCAGTACGATCCTCGGCGGTGGTTGCAAATCTATATCGACAGCATGCGCAAGCCGGGCTGGCATAACGATACCTATGTGGAGGAGTATCATCGGGCGTTTTTCGAGAACTTGGCCCGAGGGGTGCCGCCCAAGCGCTGTGGCATAGAGGATATTCATATTGGTGGGCTTACCCCTGTGCCTTTTTTGTTGGCTGCGCTTGATGCATTGGGTGAGCTGCCGGTGGCAGAGGAGGTGTCCTTGGTGTTGGATCACTTGGCGCTAACCCATCGTGGTAGTGCGGTCGCTCAGGCTGGGCGGGTGTTCACCAAAATCCTGCACGCGGTTTGTGCGGGGATCGAATTGCGCGAAGCGGTGCTGCGCGAGGCGAATGACTATGTGGGTGGGCGTCAGCTCCGTGCGTGGGAGTCGCTGGAGGATCGGGAGGTTGTTGGGCAAAAACTGACACCTGCGTGCTATCTGCCGGACTCGTTCACCGCATCGTTGTTTCTCGTATGGAAGTACCACGACGATTTCTCTGCGGGGGTAATCGCCAACGCGCGGTGTGGTGGGGACAATGCGCATCGTGGGGCGGTCGTTGGTTCGTTGTTGGCGGCTCGAAACGGGGTGCCCGAACGGTGGCTGCGTGAGCTCAAGACAATGGAGCGCCTGCGCTGCGATACCTTGGATACAACGTTTTGA
- a CDS encoding NAD(P)/FAD-dependent oxidoreductase, with product MSSTLPPVVIVGAGMAGLSCALRLIESGHEVVVYEGSDRVGGRVGTDEVDGYLIDRGFQVYLDAYPTAGRLLDLQSLELRSFDPGALIWTGKKFHRLMDVFRRPASLIGTAAAPIGTLGDKLRVGALRAKLRAKTIEEIAQTEDISTERYLEKFGFSQSMIDTFFRGFYGGIFLERELRTSSHMFEFTFKMFGAGSATVPARGMQQIPQQLANRLPENCLHLNHKVSEVRQDGITLANGESIAASHVVVATDARCAGELVPEMRPQLPDWRSEVSFAFSVPGQVLNEPIIALDGTGECAVNNVCNMAAVSPHYAPTGHSLIVATALTDSDAPALEIEVRNELSQWLQTDASQWRLLARDRITRALPEQLPKTERHGYLKARNGPWLAGDYCESASIEGAVRSGQQVADRITASLHTPH from the coding sequence ATGTCGTCCACGCTTCCACCTGTCGTCATTGTTGGGGCCGGCATGGCGGGTCTTAGTTGCGCGCTGCGCTTGATCGAGTCAGGCCACGAGGTCGTGGTGTATGAGGGATCAGATAGGGTCGGCGGACGCGTGGGAACCGATGAGGTGGACGGATATTTGATTGACCGTGGGTTCCAAGTCTACCTCGACGCCTACCCCACCGCCGGCCGGTTATTGGATCTGCAATCGCTTGAGCTTCGGTCCTTCGATCCGGGAGCGCTCATTTGGACGGGCAAAAAATTCCACCGGTTGATGGACGTTTTCCGCCGCCCGGCATCACTGATCGGCACGGCCGCGGCACCGATAGGCACGCTTGGCGACAAACTGCGAGTGGGTGCGCTGCGGGCAAAACTCCGAGCCAAAACCATCGAAGAAATTGCCCAAACCGAGGACATTTCCACCGAACGCTATCTGGAGAAGTTCGGATTCAGCCAATCGATGATCGACACCTTTTTCCGCGGCTTTTACGGAGGCATTTTCCTCGAGCGAGAGCTGCGCACGTCGAGCCACATGTTTGAGTTCACTTTCAAAATGTTCGGAGCTGGTAGCGCTACGGTTCCAGCCCGCGGGATGCAGCAGATCCCACAACAGCTCGCAAACCGCCTACCCGAGAACTGCCTCCACTTGAACCACAAGGTCAGCGAAGTGCGGCAGGATGGCATTACTCTGGCCAACGGCGAATCCATCGCAGCCAGCCACGTCGTGGTAGCAACCGACGCCCGATGTGCGGGCGAACTCGTCCCCGAAATGCGCCCGCAATTACCCGATTGGCGCTCCGAGGTGAGCTTTGCCTTCAGCGTCCCCGGCCAGGTGCTCAATGAGCCGATCATCGCATTGGACGGTACGGGTGAATGCGCGGTGAACAACGTGTGCAATATGGCAGCCGTGTCCCCCCATTACGCACCTACAGGACATTCACTGATTGTCGCCACAGCCCTGACCGACTCCGATGCTCCAGCCCTGGAGATCGAAGTCCGCAACGAACTAAGCCAATGGCTGCAAACCGACGCCAGTCAATGGCGACTGCTCGCGCGCGACCGCATCACACGAGCACTGCCAGAACAGCTCCCAAAGACGGAACGCCACGGATACCTCAAAGCCCGCAACGGCCCGTGGCTTGCCGGCGACTACTGCGAATCAGCATCCATTGAGGGCGCCGTCCGCTCAGGACAACAAGTCGCCGACCGCATCACGGCGTCGCTGCACACACCTCATTGA
- the cls gene encoding cardiolipin synthase, which translates to MPLPSTLAVTFADEWVFTVTVLGALMTVGGWIAAVHALFATRTSQGTIAWVLSLTLMPVISLPLYMMLGRNRFQGYVEMRRQGNQLFESTELDLRRLIPSYKAELPEEDRRRFGILEDMADVTFSKDNALRLLSDGTEAFAAMFAAIDQAERYILVQFYIVNDDATGRELQRRLIAKAREGIRVYFLCDEIGSYKLGNDFTDEMLHHGIHVARFGMGDGVLNQFQINFRNHRKMVVIDGIHGFTGGHNVGDEYLGKVKRFGKWRDTSIQLMGPTVLQLQLAFLDDWHWSTGDIPMLNWKQPDDPDSFAIDAHDARFSRNVDAIVIPTGPTDRLENGGLFFTHLINAARKELWIASPYFVPDRSQIAAIQLAAMRGVRVRVITPRHGDRPLTRLGNDAFLHHFDLPQIELYHYLPGFIHQKVILVDDAIAAIGTANFDNRSFRLNFELMVCAKSHEFCWRTRKMLEDDVANSERISAHYMRTQPFSRRLLVQTARLLSPVL; encoded by the coding sequence ATGCCCCTGCCTTCTACATTAGCTGTTACCTTCGCCGACGAGTGGGTTTTCACCGTCACGGTGCTGGGTGCATTGATGACGGTGGGTGGCTGGATTGCGGCGGTGCATGCGTTGTTTGCCACCCGCACGTCGCAGGGAACCATTGCCTGGGTGCTGTCCTTGACCTTGATGCCGGTAATCTCGCTGCCGCTCTACATGATGCTCGGCCGCAACCGGTTCCAAGGCTACGTCGAGATGAGGCGCCAAGGGAACCAACTCTTCGAATCCACCGAACTCGATCTACGCCGCCTGATTCCAAGTTACAAAGCAGAACTTCCGGAAGAGGACCGCCGCCGCTTTGGCATCCTTGAAGACATGGCCGACGTCACATTCTCCAAAGACAACGCGCTGCGGCTGTTGTCCGACGGCACCGAGGCATTCGCGGCCATGTTTGCAGCGATCGACCAGGCCGAGCGCTACATCCTCGTTCAGTTTTACATCGTCAACGACGACGCCACCGGCCGCGAACTTCAGCGTCGGTTGATCGCCAAGGCCCGCGAAGGCATCCGTGTTTATTTTCTGTGCGACGAGATCGGCTCTTACAAACTGGGCAACGACTTCACCGACGAGATGCTCCACCACGGCATCCACGTGGCGCGCTTCGGCATGGGTGACGGAGTGCTCAATCAGTTCCAGATCAACTTCCGCAACCACCGCAAGATGGTGGTGATCGATGGCATCCACGGCTTCACCGGCGGCCACAACGTGGGCGACGAATACCTGGGGAAAGTGAAGCGGTTTGGTAAATGGCGCGACACATCGATCCAACTGATGGGCCCCACCGTGCTCCAGCTCCAGCTCGCGTTCCTCGACGACTGGCACTGGTCGACCGGTGACATCCCGATGCTCAATTGGAAACAACCCGACGATCCGGACTCCTTCGCCATCGACGCCCATGACGCCCGCTTTTCCCGCAACGTCGACGCCATCGTGATCCCCACCGGCCCGACCGACCGGCTCGAAAACGGTGGATTGTTCTTCACCCATCTGATCAACGCCGCGCGCAAGGAGCTGTGGATCGCCTCGCCTTACTTTGTGCCCGATCGATCACAAATCGCAGCCATCCAACTCGCAGCGATGCGTGGCGTGCGGGTGCGCGTCATCACCCCACGCCACGGCGACCGCCCACTCACCCGCCTCGGCAACGACGCCTTCCTCCACCATTTCGACCTGCCGCAGATCGAGCTCTACCACTACCTCCCCGGGTTCATTCACCAAAAAGTCATCCTGGTAGACGACGCGATCGCCGCCATCGGCACCGCTAACTTTGACAACCGCTCGTTCCGCCTCAACTTCGAGCTCATGGTCTGCGCCAAGAGCCACGAGTTCTGCTGGAGAACACGCAAAATGCTCGAAGACGACGTCGCTAACAGCGAACGCATTTCCGCCCACTACATGCGCACCCAGCCGTTCTCCCGCCGCCTGCTTGTGCAAACCGCGCGGCTTTTGTCGCCGGTGCTGTAG
- a CDS encoding pyridoxal-phosphate dependent enzyme, whose protein sequence is MSELGDQLFHEILMARQRVYAVGQPTPLQELEIPGIPARVFCKREDLGPIKAYKWRGAYNRMALLSKDELERGVVAASAGNHAQGVAIGAKVLGTRATIFMPRSTPGMKQQAVANYGGDAVDIRLVGDSYDEAAAAAKDLAALEGQTFIHPYDDVQVMGGQGTLADEIVMSGDGPFTHVFLQIGGGGMAAATACWLKRHFPGIKTIGVEGVDQASMKAAVAAGQPVELDYVDVFCDGTAVRKAGDLTFQICNEFIDEFVTVTNDEVCNSTRLLWEANRAIPEPAGALGLAAALNYSDQLTENDRVLVILCGANMDFSQLAFIARHGGSGPNSRRYVRIPLSEERGSLVQLLRGLPKNMNIVDVQHGKTGKSKSYPVIGLTGSAEDFTEMEAYFAQMGINHQDVTRSEDVDFRIINYSPDLFTHPLFVHIEFPERPGAFLAFMEQVRDRANLCYFNYAYSGERVGRALVGMEFESAEDRASVHAQLKNFVNASIRAYREVSPSALERILG, encoded by the coding sequence ATGTCCGAACTCGGTGATCAATTGTTCCACGAAATCCTCATGGCCCGTCAGCGGGTTTATGCGGTTGGCCAGCCTACGCCACTTCAGGAGCTTGAGATTCCGGGCATTCCAGCGCGTGTGTTTTGCAAACGTGAGGACCTGGGGCCGATCAAGGCGTACAAGTGGCGCGGAGCCTATAACCGGATGGCGCTCTTGAGTAAAGACGAGCTCGAGCGAGGCGTGGTCGCGGCCTCTGCCGGCAACCATGCGCAAGGCGTCGCCATCGGTGCCAAGGTGCTGGGTACACGGGCCACTATCTTCATGCCCCGCTCGACGCCGGGGATGAAGCAGCAAGCCGTTGCTAACTATGGTGGCGATGCGGTGGACATTCGGTTGGTAGGCGATAGCTACGACGAAGCCGCCGCAGCCGCAAAAGACCTCGCAGCTCTTGAGGGGCAAACTTTCATCCATCCCTACGACGACGTGCAGGTCATGGGTGGGCAGGGAACGCTGGCCGACGAAATCGTGATGTCGGGTGACGGGCCATTCACTCACGTTTTCCTCCAGATCGGAGGCGGTGGAATGGCTGCGGCCACGGCTTGCTGGCTGAAGCGCCACTTCCCAGGCATCAAAACCATCGGCGTCGAAGGCGTGGACCAGGCGTCGATGAAGGCGGCGGTGGCAGCCGGTCAGCCGGTGGAGCTCGATTACGTCGATGTGTTCTGTGATGGCACCGCAGTGCGTAAAGCGGGTGATTTGACCTTCCAGATCTGCAATGAGTTCATCGATGAATTCGTGACGGTGACCAATGACGAGGTGTGCAATTCCACCCGTTTGTTGTGGGAAGCCAACCGCGCCATCCCCGAGCCGGCCGGCGCATTGGGCCTCGCCGCCGCATTGAACTACAGCGACCAACTGACCGAGAACGATCGCGTGTTGGTCATCCTTTGCGGAGCCAACATGGATTTCTCCCAGCTTGCGTTCATCGCCCGTCATGGCGGCAGCGGACCGAACTCCCGCCGCTATGTGCGGATCCCGCTCAGTGAAGAACGCGGGTCGCTCGTTCAGTTACTGCGCGGTTTGCCGAAGAACATGAACATCGTGGACGTGCAACACGGCAAGACCGGCAAGTCCAAGTCGTATCCAGTGATCGGCCTCACCGGCTCGGCGGAAGACTTCACTGAGATGGAGGCGTACTTCGCGCAGATGGGGATCAACCATCAGGACGTGACCCGCAGCGAAGATGTGGACTTCCGCATCATCAACTACTCGCCGGATCTGTTTACGCATCCGTTGTTTGTGCACATCGAATTTCCTGAGCGTCCGGGGGCGTTTCTCGCGTTCATGGAGCAAGTGCGTGACCGAGCGAACCTCTGTTATTTCAACTATGCCTACAGCGGGGAGCGCGTTGGTCGCGCCTTGGTCGGGATGGAGTTTGAGTCAGCGGAAGACCGCGCCAGCGTGCACGCCCAGCTGAAGAATTTCGTGAACGCCTCGATCCGTGCGTACCGCGAGGTTTCGCCATCCGCGCTCGAGCGCATTCTGGGGTAG
- a CDS encoding UbiA family prenyltransferase: MNAIVEHIKICRIEHWLKNIFIVFGHAVAVVVFFNLSLETSMVWKAALSLIPACLIASANYILNEILDAPFDALHPTKKLRGIPAGKAKVPILWAMMGGLIVGGFGLGWLWFENIGYTVALGLLLFSGLVYNIPPVRLKDRAFLDVIAESFNNPIRLWLGWYALLPPNEHALPPLSITMAWWFFGALLMTGKRYSEFRFIGNADLSGRYRKSFKTYTEQKLIVAMITYANLFCFCTGIAMATYPQLENLVLVFPMIVIAVICYFNHAMSEVGAKLEPEKLLQNKWIIVSTLATGVAAAWLLYAHQQGIFNAKDALHLMQPTWK; the protein is encoded by the coding sequence GTGAACGCCATCGTTGAACACATCAAGATCTGCCGCATCGAACACTGGTTGAAAAACATCTTCATCGTGTTCGGTCACGCGGTGGCGGTGGTCGTGTTCTTCAACTTGTCTCTCGAGACATCGATGGTGTGGAAGGCTGCGTTGTCGCTGATCCCAGCCTGCTTGATAGCTTCGGCCAACTACATTCTCAACGAGATCCTCGACGCCCCATTCGACGCGCTGCACCCGACCAAAAAGCTGCGCGGCATCCCTGCGGGTAAAGCGAAGGTGCCGATTCTGTGGGCGATGATGGGTGGACTGATTGTCGGCGGATTCGGGCTCGGCTGGCTTTGGTTTGAGAACATCGGCTACACCGTGGCTCTCGGCCTGCTCTTGTTCAGTGGCTTGGTGTACAACATCCCGCCAGTGCGCCTGAAGGATCGTGCGTTCCTCGACGTCATCGCCGAATCGTTCAACAACCCGATCCGTCTGTGGCTGGGGTGGTACGCGCTGCTTCCACCGAACGAACACGCGCTGCCACCGCTCTCGATCACCATGGCCTGGTGGTTCTTCGGGGCTTTGCTGATGACCGGTAAGCGCTACTCCGAGTTCCGCTTCATCGGTAATGCCGACCTTTCCGGCCGCTACCGCAAGTCGTTCAAGACTTACACCGAGCAGAAGTTGATCGTCGCGATGATCACTTACGCCAATTTGTTCTGCTTCTGCACCGGGATCGCCATGGCGACCTACCCGCAGCTGGAGAACCTCGTGCTGGTTTTCCCGATGATCGTGATCGCTGTGATCTGCTACTTCAACCACGCGATGAGCGAAGTGGGTGCCAAGCTCGAGCCAGAGAAGTTGCTCCAAAACAAGTGGATCATCGTCTCCACGCTCGCCACTGGAGTCGCTGCAGCGTGGCTACTCTACGCTCATCAGCAGGGTATCTTCAACGCGAAGGATGCTCTCCATCTGATGCAGCCTACCTGGAAGTAG
- a CDS encoding IS256 family transposase has product MTPRPDKTTTPQLKSILAEQEDFLRPLVQKLMQEMLEEEMNETLQAVKSERSDRRRGYRSGSYQRSLLTRVGRIELRVPQDRDGLFSTEIFDRYQRSEKALVSTLIEMYVQGVSTRKVAQITEELCGHRVSASVVSRLNKTLDEELENFARRKLNHAYPYLILDARYEKVRENGVVRSQAVLIAIGISWDGRREVLATELDQRESGSSWKNFLLQLKQRGLTGVEFCVTDNHAGLRRAISEVLPEALWQRCYVHFLRNALDHLPRKHDDDCCTELRWIYDRRDINEARQDLRAWLAKWGGKYHKLCDWVESEIEETLTFYRLPREHHKHLKSTNMLERLNEEIKRRTHIIRTFPNQAAAQRLIRAVTHQVHEQWIDQHRYLNMDHLKEAQKLSLTSNQTSAA; this is encoded by the coding sequence ATGACCCCACGACCAGATAAGACCACAACGCCGCAGTTGAAAAGTATTCTTGCCGAGCAGGAAGATTTTCTGAGGCCCTTGGTTCAGAAATTGATGCAGGAGATGCTCGAAGAAGAAATGAACGAGACACTCCAGGCGGTAAAATCAGAACGCAGCGACAGACGCCGAGGTTATCGCAGCGGCAGTTATCAACGCAGTCTCCTGACACGGGTAGGAAGGATCGAGCTGCGCGTCCCTCAAGATCGCGACGGACTCTTCAGCACCGAGATCTTCGATCGCTATCAACGCAGCGAGAAGGCTTTGGTAAGCACCCTGATCGAAATGTACGTGCAGGGCGTCTCGACACGTAAAGTCGCGCAGATCACCGAGGAGCTCTGCGGTCACCGGGTCAGCGCCAGTGTGGTAAGCAGGCTGAACAAAACGTTGGACGAAGAGCTTGAGAACTTTGCCCGACGCAAGCTCAACCACGCTTATCCTTACCTCATCCTGGATGCCCGCTACGAAAAGGTTCGAGAGAACGGCGTGGTGCGCAGCCAGGCTGTGTTGATCGCCATTGGCATCAGTTGGGATGGCCGACGGGAGGTCCTTGCTACCGAGCTCGATCAAAGGGAAAGCGGAAGCAGCTGGAAGAACTTCCTACTTCAACTCAAGCAACGCGGACTGACGGGTGTTGAGTTCTGCGTGACTGATAACCATGCCGGCCTGCGACGAGCTATCAGCGAAGTGCTTCCCGAGGCGCTGTGGCAACGCTGCTACGTCCACTTCCTTCGCAACGCTCTTGATCATCTACCTCGCAAGCATGACGACGACTGCTGCACCGAGCTGCGCTGGATCTATGACCGTCGAGACATCAATGAAGCGCGTCAGGATCTGCGGGCATGGTTGGCGAAGTGGGGAGGCAAATACCACAAGCTCTGTGACTGGGTCGAAAGTGAGATCGAAGAAACGCTCACCTTTTATCGACTTCCCAGAGAGCATCACAAGCATCTCAAAAGCACGAATATGCTCGAGCGACTCAATGAGGAGATTAAGCGTCGTACGCACATTATCCGAACCTTCCCCAACCAGGCTGCAGCCCAACGTTTAATCCGGGCTGTCACGCATCAAGTCCATGAGCAGTGGATCGATCAACACCGCTACCTGAACATGGATCACCTCAAAGAAGCCCAAAAGCTCAGCCTTACTTCAAATCAAACGTCCGCAGCCTGA
- the def gene encoding peptide deformylase, translating into MIREIVFFGDPVLRKKCAPVVLTDEHKALADDMIETMHAAQGIGLAAPQIGLPIQMAVVDVAHDPECLTFLKVDGEDTPLADIMPLIFVNPELEFGDDKDVMNEGCLSIPDLRADVTRPEQVTAKLTLLDGRRVTIETDGLLGRAIQHEVDHLNGVLFIDRLKPTAKARLRTSLKRMQQEYKERQRRKQWKK; encoded by the coding sequence ATGATTCGTGAGATTGTCTTTTTTGGTGACCCGGTGCTGCGCAAAAAGTGTGCTCCAGTCGTGTTGACGGATGAACACAAAGCTCTGGCCGACGACATGATCGAAACCATGCACGCCGCTCAAGGGATCGGTCTCGCCGCACCTCAGATCGGTCTTCCAATTCAAATGGCAGTCGTCGACGTCGCTCACGATCCAGAGTGCCTCACGTTCCTCAAAGTCGACGGTGAAGACACACCGCTGGCTGACATCATGCCGCTCATCTTCGTCAATCCGGAGCTCGAGTTTGGCGACGATAAGGACGTCATGAACGAAGGCTGTCTCAGCATTCCAGACCTCCGCGCCGACGTCACCCGTCCCGAGCAGGTCACCGCCAAGCTCACTTTGCTCGACGGCCGCCGCGTCACCATCGAGACCGATGGTCTCCTCGGTCGCGCCATCCAGCACGAGGTGGATCACCTCAACGGCGTTCTCTTCATCGACCGCCTCAAGCCGACCGCCAAGGCCCGCCTCCGCACGTCGCTCAAGCGCATGCAGCAAGAGTACAAAGAGCGCCAGCGCCGCAAACAGTGGAAGAAGTGA
- a CDS encoding DUF1294 domain-containing protein has product MPEKAERFGATLTQWKDEKGFGYLDHDGGRLFLHIKDFSEHHKRPEPGDQITYELGTDQKGRPCAVNAIHVNDGGKVTTRTLGTLGLLTLIPLIAGWKLSNTYQNIALYGCGLVFVINIITYLTYKGDKQKAKNKTWRTSESTLHWLEMSGGWPAAYLAQRKFRHKCSKAGYQLVFGIIVATHLYVATDFLVDWKITRTTVDLIKPLMEQPIREQPLAAPGSERSQ; this is encoded by the coding sequence GTGCCCGAAAAAGCGGAGCGGTTTGGCGCGACATTAACCCAGTGGAAGGACGAGAAAGGGTTCGGCTATCTTGACCACGATGGAGGGCGGCTTTTCCTCCATATCAAGGATTTCTCGGAACATCACAAACGTCCGGAACCTGGGGACCAGATCACCTATGAGCTCGGCACCGATCAAAAAGGGCGCCCGTGCGCAGTGAATGCAATCCACGTCAACGACGGAGGAAAAGTCACCACCAGGACGCTCGGCACACTCGGTTTACTCACGTTAATTCCCTTGATCGCCGGCTGGAAACTCTCCAACACATACCAAAACATAGCTCTCTACGGCTGCGGGTTGGTATTCGTGATCAACATCATCACCTACCTGACCTACAAAGGAGACAAGCAGAAGGCGAAGAACAAAACCTGGCGCACGTCGGAGTCCACGCTCCATTGGCTGGAAATGAGCGGCGGCTGGCCTGCAGCCTACCTGGCCCAACGCAAGTTCCGCCACAAATGCTCGAAAGCCGGTTACCAGCTCGTTTTCGGAATCATTGTGGCCACCCACCTCTATGTGGCGACGGATTTCCTTGTGGACTGGAAAATCACAAGGACAACGGTCGACTTGATCAAACCTCTGATGGAGCAACCGATCCGTGAGCAACCACTCGCAGCACCGGGGAGTGAGCGATCCCAATAG
- a CDS encoding nuclease-related domain-containing protein — protein sequence MFPILAKYFAILLFIAIPTAAVIIVFRTMRDRRARRTMFPKGRDERIAKPPGWSLRERVDELREKLDFWIMLIVAIPVTIGMLHLYNQIPFILALAFIFLLSLVATLRMVPLVIKIRNHRLGLFGEEIVGGILARLWGNGCAVFHDLQTTKIGNIDHVVVGPTGVYVIETKCRRRKREQEGHRVVFDRTKLESTSFSDSHGLEQAERNAHWLSEQLTKLTAEPVACKAVLTLPGWFVSERKLGPVRVLHPKQIERYITSQPASLSQEQQQRISNWLEERCQLEVE from the coding sequence ATGTTTCCGATTCTTGCCAAGTACTTTGCGATCCTTCTGTTCATTGCGATTCCAACCGCTGCGGTGATCATCGTTTTTAGGACGATGCGGGATCGGCGGGCGCGGCGGACGATGTTTCCAAAAGGCAGGGACGAGCGCATCGCCAAGCCACCGGGATGGAGCCTGCGCGAAAGGGTCGATGAACTACGCGAGAAGCTAGACTTTTGGATCATGCTGATCGTGGCGATCCCGGTAACTATCGGAATGCTGCACCTCTATAACCAGATTCCGTTTATACTAGCTTTGGCATTCATTTTCCTGCTGAGCTTGGTCGCAACCCTACGGATGGTTCCGCTGGTGATCAAAATCCGCAACCATCGCCTCGGGCTGTTTGGCGAAGAAATCGTGGGCGGCATCCTCGCCAGGCTTTGGGGAAATGGCTGCGCTGTGTTCCACGACCTGCAAACCACCAAAATCGGCAACATCGACCACGTGGTGGTAGGACCAACGGGCGTGTATGTGATCGAAACGAAGTGTCGTCGACGCAAACGCGAGCAGGAAGGACATCGAGTCGTTTTCGATAGAACGAAGTTGGAATCCACGTCATTTTCCGACAGTCATGGCCTTGAGCAAGCCGAGCGCAATGCACATTGGCTATCGGAACAATTGACCAAACTCACCGCCGAACCCGTGGCGTGCAAAGCAGTGCTTACCTTACCAGGATGGTTTGTGAGTGAGAGAAAGCTCGGGCCGGTGCGAGTGCTACACCCGAAGCAGATCGAGAGATACATCACAAGCCAACCGGCATCGCTGAGCCAAGAGCAACAACAACGCATCAGCAACTGGCTCGAAGAACGATGCCAACTGGAGGTTGAGTGA
- a CDS encoding PD-(D/E)XK nuclease family protein, with protein sequence MISTALTKTNEDPNIQQEALEYISASRLSCWQQCRRKHYFRYIAKLPSQPSPALHLGKVVHSTLQRWNLWRWDKQSYTRKQLRAAFLDAWISEQLDQPIEWESEDKEAELRDKAWSLVEAYLDASPIDEDEQIAGVEVHLEAEIDGLPPIIGTRKFTYRFRPRDMPRGS encoded by the coding sequence ATGATCTCCACGGCACTTACCAAGACCAACGAGGATCCCAACATCCAACAAGAGGCACTGGAGTACATCTCCGCCAGCCGCTTGAGTTGTTGGCAGCAATGCCGCAGGAAGCATTACTTCCGCTACATTGCAAAGCTGCCCTCGCAACCCAGCCCCGCACTACATCTGGGTAAAGTAGTCCACAGCACGCTCCAACGCTGGAACCTCTGGCGCTGGGACAAGCAAAGCTACACCCGGAAACAACTCCGCGCCGCGTTTCTCGACGCATGGATCAGCGAACAGCTTGACCAACCCATTGAATGGGAGTCCGAGGACAAGGAAGCAGAACTGCGCGATAAAGCGTGGTCATTGGTTGAAGCCTATCTTGATGCCTCACCCATTGATGAAGACGAGCAGATCGCCGGAGTCGAGGTGCACCTGGAAGCGGAGATCGACGGCCTGCCGCCGATCATTGGAACCCGAAAATTCACTTACAGGTTTCGCCCGAGGGATATGCCGAGAGGCTCGTAA